In Cryptococcus tetragattii IND107 chromosome 5, whole genome shotgun sequence, one genomic interval encodes:
- a CDS encoding triose-phosphate isomerase, with translation MPRKFFIGGNFKMNGSLSSIEKIVRSINEAKLDGTNQVVIAPPALYLLKVQSELERPAEVSAQNAFTESSGAFTGEIAPQQLKDANVHWVILGHSERRSLFGDTDKLVADKTKAAINAGLSVIACVGESLEEREADKTMAVVERQLEAIASVVQGDAWNQIVIAYEPVWAIGTGKVATVSQAQQVHAAIRAWLARRASPEVAESTRIIYGGSVNGKNCGELSEAKDIDGFLVGGASLKPEFIDICKSGKKA, from the exons ATGCCTCGAAAATTCTTTATCGG CGGTAACTTCAAGATGAACGGCTCCCTCTCGTCcatcgagaagattgtcCGCTCCATCAACGAAGCCAAACTCGACGGTACCAACCAAGTCGTCATCGCCCCGCCTGCACTCTACCTCCTCAAAGTCCAATCCGAACTCGAGCGCCCAGCCGAAGTCTCCGCCCAGAACGCATTCACCGAGTCGTCTGGTGCTTTTACCGGTGAAATCGCGCCTCAGCAATTGAAGGATGCGAATGTCCATTGGGTGATTTTGGGACATTCAGAGAGGAGGAGTTTGTTTGGCGATACCGACAAGTTGGTCGCTGACAAG ACCAAGGCCGCCATCAACGCCGGTCTCTCCGTCATTGCCTGCGTCGGTGAATCCCTCGAAGAGCGCGAAGCCGACAAGACCATGGCCGTCGTCGAACGCCAGCTCGAGGCGATCGCCAGCGTTGTCCAGGGTGACGCTTGGAACCAAATCGTCATTGCCT ACGAACCCGTTTGGGCTATCGGCACCGGCAAAGTCGCCACCGTCTCCCAAGCCCAACAAGTCCACGCCGCCATCCGCGCCTGGCTCGCCCGCCGCGCTTCCCCCGAAGTCGCCGAGTCCACCCGTATCATTTACGGCGGTTCCGTCAATGGCAAGAACTGTGGCGAGTTGAGCGAGGCAAAGGATATCGATGGATTCCTTGTCGGTGGAGCTAGTTTGAAGCCCGAGTTTATCGATATCTGCAAGTCTGGCAAGAAGGCGTAA